Proteins co-encoded in one Metabacillus sp. KUDC1714 genomic window:
- the parE gene encoding DNA topoisomerase IV subunit B, with product MVKKQQFEYNDDAIQVLEGLEAVRKRPGMYIGSTDSRGLHHLVYEIVDNSVDEALAGHGDHIIVKIHKDNSISVQDKGRGMPTGMHKLGLPTPEVILTILHAGGKFGQGGYKTSGGLHGVGASVVNALSEWLVVTIQRDGSIYEQRFENGGKPVTTLEKKGKTTKTGTKIHFKPDPVIFSTTTYNFETLSERLRESAFLLKGFKIELIDERNDQNEVYHYETGIEAFVTYLNEEKDSLHPVVSFEGEQNGIEVDFAFQFNDGYSENILSFVNNVRTKDGGTHEAGSKTAMTRAFNEYARKTGLLKEKDKNLEGSDIREGLSAIISVRIPEELLQFEGQTKGKLGTSEARSAVDAVLSENLSYFLEENPDSGTLLVKKSIKAFQAREAARKAREEARSGKKRKRSETTLSGKLTPAQSRNPLKNELYLVEGDSAGGSAKQGRDRRFQAVLPLRGKVINTEKAKLADIFKNEEINTIIHAIGAGVGAEFLIEDINYDKVIIMTDADTDGAHIQVLLLTFFYRYMKPLIENGKVFIALPPLYKVSKGSGKKEVVEYAWSDDELQGAISKVGKGYMIQRYKGLGEMNADQLWETTMNPETRTLIRVKIDDAARAERRVTTLMGDKVEPRRKWIENNVAFGLDEETNILENEHLSVAEEV from the coding sequence TTGGTTAAAAAGCAACAATTTGAATATAATGATGATGCTATACAAGTACTTGAAGGACTAGAAGCCGTTAGAAAACGTCCAGGTATGTATATTGGAAGTACTGATAGTAGAGGCTTACATCATCTTGTATATGAGATCGTCGATAATTCAGTTGACGAGGCCTTAGCGGGTCATGGTGACCATATAATTGTAAAAATACATAAAGATAATAGTATTTCTGTTCAAGATAAAGGACGTGGGATGCCAACAGGGATGCATAAGCTAGGGTTACCGACACCTGAAGTTATTTTGACTATCCTTCATGCTGGAGGTAAATTTGGTCAAGGTGGCTATAAAACAAGTGGTGGTCTCCATGGTGTTGGTGCATCTGTTGTAAATGCTCTTTCTGAATGGTTAGTGGTTACGATTCAACGAGATGGTTCAATTTATGAGCAACGGTTTGAAAATGGTGGAAAACCTGTAACGACCCTTGAAAAGAAAGGGAAGACAACGAAAACTGGTACTAAAATTCATTTTAAACCAGATCCAGTTATTTTTAGTACAACAACATACAATTTCGAAACGCTAAGTGAACGCTTACGTGAATCAGCATTCCTGTTAAAAGGATTTAAAATTGAACTTATTGATGAACGTAATGATCAAAATGAGGTCTATCATTATGAGACTGGTATTGAAGCATTTGTCACCTATTTAAACGAAGAAAAAGACTCGCTTCATCCTGTCGTTTCTTTTGAAGGTGAACAAAATGGAATAGAAGTAGATTTTGCTTTTCAATTTAATGACGGCTATTCAGAAAACATCTTATCTTTCGTAAACAATGTTCGAACGAAAGATGGTGGAACACATGAAGCAGGTTCAAAAACAGCTATGACAAGAGCTTTTAATGAATATGCCAGAAAAACCGGTTTGTTGAAGGAAAAGGATAAAAACCTAGAAGGCTCTGATATTCGAGAAGGACTTTCAGCAATTATATCTGTGCGAATACCTGAAGAACTTCTACAGTTTGAAGGTCAAACGAAGGGTAAGCTGGGTACAAGTGAAGCAAGATCTGCTGTCGATGCAGTTCTTTCGGAAAACCTATCTTATTTCTTAGAGGAAAATCCTGATTCTGGAACACTACTCGTTAAAAAGTCGATAAAAGCATTCCAAGCTAGAGAAGCGGCACGTAAAGCTCGTGAAGAGGCGAGAAGTGGGAAAAAACGCAAACGTTCTGAGACAACGTTAAGCGGAAAACTAACACCTGCACAATCGCGTAACCCTTTAAAAAATGAATTATACCTAGTTGAGGGTGACTCAGCAGGTGGTTCAGCTAAACAAGGGAGAGACCGTCGATTTCAAGCTGTACTACCACTACGAGGTAAAGTTATTAACACTGAAAAGGCGAAGCTTGCTGACATTTTTAAAAACGAAGAGATCAACACGATCATTCATGCAATCGGAGCAGGTGTCGGAGCAGAGTTTTTAATTGAAGATATAAATTATGATAAGGTTATTATTATGACCGATGCTGATACTGATGGTGCTCATATCCAAGTACTACTACTAACCTTTTTTTACCGCTATATGAAACCACTCATTGAAAATGGCAAAGTATTTATTGCTTTACCTCCTTTGTATAAAGTAAGTAAAGGTTCGGGGAAAAAAGAAGTTGTGGAATACGCTTGGTCTGATGATGAATTACAAGGTGCTATTTCCAAGGTTGGAAAAGGTTATATGATTCAGCGATATAAAGGTTTAGGTGAGATGAACGCTGATCAGCTATGGGAAACAACAATGAATCCAGAAACTAGAACGCTAATTCGCGTTAAAATAGATGATGCTGCTCGTGCTGAGCGTCGTGTAACAACATTAATGGGTGATAAGGTTGAACCACGTCGTAAGTGGATTGAAAATAACGTAGCATTTGGTCTTGATGAAGAAACAAATATATTAGAAAACGAACACTTATCGGTCGCAGAGGAGGTATAG
- a CDS encoding quaternary amine ABC transporter ATP-binding protein: MNSNERTVKITVREVSKIFGKNTKKAAQLLKQGKTKQEILKETGSTVGVNRANFEVYPGEIFVIMGLSGSGKSTLVRMFNRLIEPTSGQVLIDGEDIVSMSKEELRNVRRKKLSMVFQRFALFPHRTVLANAEYGLEIQGVSKENRKERALEALKLVGLEGYEHQIPSQLSGGMQQRVGLARALANDPDILLMDEAFSALDPLIRKDMQDELLELQSTMEKTIIFITHDLDEALRIGDRIALMKDGNIVQIGTPEEILMNPSNDYVERFVEDVDLSKVLTAGHVMKRPETIQLEKGARVALKVMKDNGISTVYIVDKQKRLIGAVTAADARDAVEKNLPLAEVINKDVTTVQQDTLLIELFDDVSTATIPVAVIDQDKRLKGIVIRGAVIGALAGNETYINDIEDKELPAQVEREVL; encoded by the coding sequence ATGAATAGTAATGAACGTACGGTAAAAATCACTGTTCGAGAAGTATCGAAAATTTTTGGGAAAAACACCAAAAAAGCTGCTCAGCTTCTCAAACAAGGAAAAACAAAACAAGAAATCTTAAAAGAAACAGGTTCTACTGTAGGTGTTAATCGTGCAAACTTTGAAGTCTATCCAGGCGAAATATTCGTTATTATGGGACTTTCCGGTAGTGGTAAATCAACTTTAGTTCGGATGTTTAACCGATTAATAGAACCGACAAGTGGTCAAGTACTAATTGATGGGGAAGATATTGTTTCAATGAGTAAGGAAGAATTACGAAATGTGCGTCGTAAAAAGCTTAGTATGGTCTTTCAACGTTTTGCCCTTTTTCCACACCGAACAGTTTTGGCTAATGCAGAATACGGACTAGAGATTCAAGGTGTTAGCAAGGAAAATCGTAAGGAACGTGCATTAGAGGCACTTAAGCTTGTTGGTCTGGAAGGATATGAACATCAAATCCCTAGTCAATTAAGTGGCGGTATGCAGCAAAGGGTTGGACTTGCTCGCGCATTAGCAAATGATCCTGACATTTTATTAATGGATGAGGCATTTAGTGCCCTTGATCCACTAATTAGAAAAGATATGCAGGACGAATTATTAGAGCTTCAGTCAACTATGGAAAAAACAATCATCTTTATCACACATGATCTTGATGAGGCACTACGAATTGGTGACCGAATCGCTTTAATGAAGGATGGAAATATTGTTCAAATTGGTACACCAGAAGAAATCCTGATGAATCCATCAAATGACTACGTAGAGCGATTTGTTGAGGATGTGGATTTATCCAAAGTATTGACTGCTGGTCATGTTATGAAGCGACCAGAAACGATCCAACTTGAAAAAGGAGCTAGGGTTGCTCTTAAGGTGATGAAAGATAACGGAATCTCTACTGTTTATATTGTTGATAAACAAAAGAGATTAATAGGAGCTGTAACTGCTGCTGATGCAAGAGATGCGGTTGAAAAAAATCTGCCTTTAGCAGAAGTGATAAATAAAGATGTAACGACCGTTCAGCAAGATACACTTCTTATAGAACTATTTGATGATGTATCTACTGCAACGATACCTGTCGCTGTTATTGATCAGGACAAACGACTTAAAGGTATTGTCATTAGAGGAGCTGTTATTGGAGCACTGGCAGGTAATGAGACGTACATAAATGACATTGAAGATAAAGAGCTCCCTGCGCAAGTAGAAAGGGAGGTACTCTAA
- a CDS encoding MEDS domain-containing protein, with amino-acid sequence MDKKVKQLLRDLQQSTCYHIFYSFNDLERYLENAISYILSGIEQGDYVFVIENERIFPLLYKKIEPLLTKVQLDKIKHVNNFDFYCSNGDFHPPTIVAYFSNMLEIYIEKNASIRTWAHVEWGDLQEITCKIEEFEQAANKAVQSMKIISVCAYDEDRLTESLKASLISSHEYTLTDSESFVLIIDQ; translated from the coding sequence TTGGATAAAAAAGTTAAGCAACTATTGAGGGATTTACAGCAATCAACATGCTATCATATATTTTACAGTTTTAACGATTTAGAACGCTATCTAGAAAATGCAATTTCCTACATTCTTTCTGGAATTGAGCAAGGGGATTATGTTTTTGTTATCGAAAACGAAAGGATATTTCCATTACTATATAAAAAAATAGAACCTTTATTAACTAAGGTACAACTGGACAAAATAAAGCATGTAAATAACTTTGATTTTTATTGTTCAAATGGAGATTTTCATCCACCTACTATTGTAGCTTACTTTTCAAATATGTTAGAGATTTACATAGAAAAAAACGCTTCCATCAGGACGTGGGCTCATGTAGAATGGGGAGATTTACAAGAAATAACATGTAAAATAGAAGAATTTGAACAAGCAGCTAATAAAGCAGTACAATCGATGAAGATCATTTCGGTCTGTGCTTATGATGAAGACAGACTAACTGAATCACTTAAAGCTTCATTAATTAGTTCTCATGAATATACATTAACAGACAGTGAATCGTTCGTATTAATAATTGACCAATAA
- a CDS encoding ABC transporter permease produces MDELLPKLPIANWIDIIIEWLVDHFEPFFESIASGLEFFVDGIVLGLGIIPTIILAVIVSLLAWKVCNWRIALFSLVGLLLIDNLGYWENMLDTIALVITSVGISIILGIPIGIWASQSETVGKIVTPILDFMQTMPAFVYLLPAIFFFNIGVVPGVVASVIFAMPPTIRLTILGIKQVPEDLIEATQAFGSTTGQKLLKVQLPLALPTIMAGINQSIMLALSMVVIASMVGAPGLGADVYRAVTQLQTGTGFEAGLAIVIIAIILDRITQNIGKTKKGGTA; encoded by the coding sequence ATGGATGAATTATTACCAAAATTACCTATAGCCAATTGGATTGACATAATTATCGAATGGCTTGTTGATCATTTTGAACCTTTTTTTGAAAGTATTGCTTCTGGGTTAGAGTTCTTCGTAGATGGGATCGTTCTAGGTTTAGGTATTATTCCAACGATTATTTTGGCTGTTATTGTCAGTTTACTAGCATGGAAGGTTTGTAATTGGCGGATCGCACTATTTTCATTAGTAGGATTACTATTAATTGATAATCTAGGATATTGGGAAAACATGCTAGACACAATCGCTTTAGTCATTACATCGGTAGGTATATCTATAATTCTTGGTATTCCGATTGGAATATGGGCATCACAAAGTGAGACGGTCGGCAAAATAGTGACACCAATCCTTGACTTTATGCAAACAATGCCTGCATTTGTTTATTTACTTCCAGCAATCTTTTTCTTTAATATTGGCGTTGTACCAGGAGTGGTCGCATCCGTTATTTTCGCAATGCCTCCAACTATTCGCTTAACAATTTTAGGGATTAAGCAAGTACCTGAAGATTTAATAGAAGCAACTCAAGCATTTGGATCAACAACAGGTCAAAAATTACTGAAGGTACAATTACCATTGGCATTACCAACAATTATGGCTGGTATAAACCAAAGCATCATGCTTGCTTTATCGATGGTAGTGATTGCCTCAATGGTTGGTGCACCAGGCTTAGGAGCGGACGTATATCGTGCCGTTACACAATTACAAACTGGAACTGGTTTTGAAGCTGGTTTAGCAATCGTAATTATTGCGATTATATTAGACCGGATTACTCAAAATATAGGAAAAACAAAAAAAGGGGGAACAGCTTAA
- a CDS encoding ABC transporter ATP-binding protein, with amino-acid sequence MHFPFKKFFSYYKPYLTLFLSILVCAFIVSAVTLVFPLLVRYITKDVLAGDMSTALSKVYWIGGLMLVLVAIQNIGNFFVDYKGHEVGARMESDMRSELFEHMQKLSFSFYDKEKTGQLMSRITNDLLLLSELYHHGPEDYVKYLVRFIGAFVILFFINAPLTIAVFCFLPFLSVFVLYFNKLLNKALKRNKERIGDINAQVEDSLSGIRVVKSFANEFVEIEKFNRENNRFLESRKKTYKAEAYFFNGVETFIQLITITVIIFGSALIAGNTLDLADLITFLLYINFMIEPIQRLTHMSMQFQEGITGFQRFMEIINLKPAIENKPNAITLNDVHGEIEFNQASFRYEEHLDNVLVNLSLRIQPGEYVALVGPSGAGKTTLCSLIPRFYDVTEGDVLLDGINVCDIDLQSLRKTIGVVQQDVYLFTGTVKENIRYGNPAANDEEIIAAAKHANAHDFIMNLPNGYNSEIGQRGVKLSGGQKQRLSIARVFLKNPSVLIFDEATSALDNESESIVKESLESLAKGRTTIVIAHRLSTIRNAERIIVLTEGGIVEQGTHSALLAHDGAYAHLYSKQFELQV; translated from the coding sequence ATGCATTTTCCATTTAAAAAATTTTTCTCATATTACAAACCTTATTTAACGTTGTTTCTTTCGATATTGGTGTGCGCCTTTATCGTTTCGGCTGTGACTTTGGTTTTTCCACTGCTCGTCCGGTATATTACAAAAGATGTTCTGGCAGGTGACATGTCCACCGCGTTAAGTAAAGTGTATTGGATTGGTGGGCTAATGCTTGTTTTAGTCGCAATCCAGAATATCGGGAATTTCTTTGTGGACTACAAAGGTCATGAAGTTGGTGCTCGTATGGAAAGTGATATGCGTAGCGAGCTGTTTGAGCACATGCAAAAGCTTTCCTTTAGCTTTTATGATAAGGAAAAGACTGGTCAGCTCATGTCTCGTATAACAAATGACCTGCTGCTACTTTCCGAGCTTTACCATCACGGTCCTGAAGACTATGTTAAATATCTCGTTCGCTTTATTGGAGCATTTGTTATTTTATTCTTTATTAATGCACCATTAACAATCGCCGTTTTCTGTTTTTTACCATTTTTAAGTGTCTTTGTCTTGTATTTTAATAAGCTTTTGAACAAAGCATTAAAAAGAAACAAAGAGCGAATCGGTGACATAAACGCACAGGTTGAGGATAGTCTATCTGGAATCCGTGTAGTAAAATCGTTTGCCAACGAGTTTGTCGAGATCGAGAAGTTTAATAGAGAAAATAATCGTTTTCTTGAAAGTCGAAAAAAAACGTACAAGGCTGAAGCGTACTTTTTCAATGGTGTTGAAACGTTTATCCAACTGATTACGATTACAGTGATCATCTTTGGTAGCGCTCTAATTGCAGGGAACACGTTAGATTTAGCAGATTTGATTACTTTTTTACTGTATATCAACTTTATGATTGAGCCAATTCAACGACTGACTCATATGAGCATGCAGTTCCAAGAAGGAATCACTGGCTTCCAGCGCTTTATGGAAATCATCAATCTAAAGCCCGCAATCGAGAACAAACCGAATGCCATTACCCTTAATGATGTACATGGTGAAATTGAATTCAATCAAGCTTCCTTCCGTTACGAAGAACATTTAGATAATGTCTTAGTAAACCTGTCACTTCGTATACAGCCAGGAGAATATGTAGCATTAGTTGGTCCGTCTGGTGCGGGAAAAACGACATTATGCTCGCTCATTCCTCGCTTTTATGATGTGACAGAGGGGGATGTGTTACTAGACGGGATCAATGTCTGTGATATCGACTTACAGTCCTTAAGAAAAACAATAGGAGTTGTCCAGCAAGATGTTTACCTCTTCACAGGAACGGTGAAAGAAAATATCCGCTACGGAAATCCAGCTGCAAATGATGAAGAAATTATCGCGGCAGCTAAGCACGCCAATGCCCATGACTTTATTATGAACTTGCCAAACGGCTACAACTCCGAGATTGGGCAACGAGGGGTTAAACTGTCTGGTGGTCAAAAACAACGATTAAGTATCGCTCGCGTATTCTTGAAGAATCCATCAGTTCTCATATTTGATGAGGCAACCAGCGCACTTGATAATGAGAGTGAAAGCATCGTCAAGGAATCACTAGAATCGTTAGCAAAAGGACGGACAACGATCGTCATTGCCCATCGCCTTTCCACTATTCGCAATGCTGAGCGGATTATCGTTTTAACGGAGGGCGGTATTGTGGAACAAGGTACACACAGCGCATTACTTGCACACGATGGAGCGTATGCACATCTGTATTCTAAGCAGTTTGAATTACAAGTGTAA
- the cudC gene encoding choline uptake/conversion transcriptional regulator CudC, producing the protein MQSKEELEKARERVIEAISQNMNLYGVTPSVGRLWGLLYFQNQPMTLDEMKNELGMSKTSMSTSVRNLMDLHMVDKVWKKGNRKDLYVAEEDWYQTFIDFFTIKWRNGVQINVSAIEKSLRELNLLLEKPELTEDFINEIKSDIEKLHQSLEYYGWLNRLVDSFETHEIFDFIPKKPNDHTK; encoded by the coding sequence TTGCAAAGTAAAGAAGAACTTGAGAAAGCTCGGGAACGTGTAATTGAAGCAATCTCTCAAAATATGAACTTATATGGTGTAACACCTTCAGTAGGAAGATTGTGGGGGCTACTTTACTTTCAAAATCAGCCTATGACCTTAGATGAAATGAAAAATGAATTAGGTATGAGTAAAACAAGTATGAGTACTTCTGTTAGGAACCTAATGGATTTACATATGGTGGACAAGGTTTGGAAAAAAGGTAATCGCAAGGATTTATACGTAGCTGAGGAAGATTGGTATCAAACCTTTATAGATTTTTTTACGATAAAGTGGAGAAATGGTGTACAAATTAATGTTTCTGCAATAGAGAAATCATTACGAGAACTTAATTTACTCCTTGAAAAACCAGAACTCACCGAAGACTTTATAAATGAAATAAAAAGTGATATTGAAAAACTTCATCAATCATTGGAATACTATGGCTGGCTAAATCGCTTAGTTGATAGCTTTGAAACACACGAAATTTTTGATTTCATTCCAAAAAAACCGAACGATCACACGAAATAA
- a CDS encoding DinB family protein, which produces MNFNMKEAIEVLERTPHTLECFLSGLADSWLQCNEGKGTWNVFEVIEHLIEAEKINWIPRLEIILQEGESKPFPPFDRHSHLNQRSESSIEQKLLEFKTIRLLNITKLKGLIEVESQLELAGTHPAFGLVKVRELLSTWVLHDLTHIAQIVRVMAERYREDVGPWKEYLGILKR; this is translated from the coding sequence ATGAATTTTAATATGAAAGAAGCTATTGAAGTTCTTGAACGTACACCACATACACTTGAGTGTTTTTTATCTGGTTTAGCTGATAGTTGGTTGCAATGCAATGAAGGAAAAGGAACCTGGAATGTCTTTGAAGTGATTGAACACCTTATTGAAGCAGAGAAAATTAATTGGATACCAAGACTAGAAATAATTCTTCAGGAAGGTGAAAGTAAACCGTTTCCACCATTTGATCGTCATTCTCACTTAAATCAACGGTCTGAAAGTTCGATTGAACAAAAGTTGCTTGAATTTAAAACGATTAGATTACTAAATATAACTAAACTAAAGGGTCTTATTGAAGTTGAATCACAACTTGAACTAGCAGGTACACATCCTGCATTTGGTTTAGTTAAGGTAAGAGAGTTGCTTTCCACGTGGGTACTTCATGATTTAACCCACATTGCTCAAATCGTAAGGGTCATGGCAGAGAGATACAGGGAGGACGTAGGGCCTTGGAAGGAATATTTAGGTATATTGAAAAGGTAA
- the parC gene encoding DNA topoisomerase IV subunit A, with translation MADSVEIFRDLPLEDVLGDRFGRYSKYIIQDRALPDARDGLKPVQRRILYAMHVDGNTNDKNYRKSAKTVGNVIGNYHPHGDSSVYEAMVRMSQDWKVRNLLIQMHGNNGSIDGDPPAAMRYTEARLSAIATELLRDIEKETVEFVPNFDDTSKEPLVLPAMFPNLLVNGSTGISAGYATDIPPHHLGEVIDAVIKRMDKPNCTVDELMTVIKGPDFPTGGIIQGLEGIKKAYETGKGKIIIRGKASIEEIRGGKQQIVITEIPFEVNKANLVKRMDEFRIERKVEGIAEVRDDTDRTGLRIVIELKKEANAEGVLNYLYKNSDLQITYNFNMVAIHNRRPMLMSLPSILDAYIGHQKEVVSNRSKYELRKAREREHIVEGLIKALSILDEVIATIRASKDKRDAKDNLIQKFVFTEPQAEAIVSLQLYRLTNTDITALTNEAEELAKKIEELTSILNDENVLLKVIKNDLKKVKKTYADDRRSVIEAEIEEIKINLEVMIASEDVIVTVTKDGYVKRTSLRSYAASNGQDFGMKDSDRLLSQIEINTTEVVLLFTNKGNYLYCPVHELPDIRWKDLGQHIANIIPIDRDEVILKAIPVKDFAENHFLTFITRSGMVKKTELSQYKAQRYSKPLVALNLKGDDTLIDVHLTSGQNDLFLVTQLGYGLWFEEEEVSVVGPRAAGVKGINLKPDDFVVSGKVIERNKKAFLVIATQRGAVKKMNVSDFEKSSRAKRGLVMLRELKNNPHRVVGAEIAQDKGEFYLETEKGVIESINLATLRPNDRYSNGSFVIDEQDAGSVIKVWLTLTDEQKDNQS, from the coding sequence TTGGCAGATTCAGTAGAAATATTTCGTGATTTACCTCTTGAGGATGTACTAGGTGACCGTTTTGGACGTTATAGTAAGTACATTATTCAAGATCGTGCACTTCCAGATGCACGTGACGGCTTAAAGCCTGTACAACGACGAATCTTATATGCCATGCACGTAGATGGTAATACAAATGATAAAAATTATCGAAAGTCCGCAAAAACAGTAGGAAATGTTATTGGTAACTACCACCCTCACGGTGATTCATCTGTATACGAAGCAATGGTTCGTATGAGTCAGGATTGGAAGGTACGCAATCTTCTTATTCAGATGCATGGAAATAACGGTAGTATTGACGGGGATCCTCCAGCTGCAATGCGTTATACGGAAGCAAGATTATCCGCTATTGCCACGGAACTCCTTCGTGATATTGAAAAAGAAACGGTGGAATTTGTACCAAACTTTGATGACACTAGTAAGGAACCATTGGTTTTACCGGCAATGTTCCCTAATCTATTAGTGAACGGTTCAACAGGAATTTCTGCAGGTTATGCAACAGATATCCCTCCACATCATTTAGGTGAGGTCATCGATGCGGTTATTAAGCGTATGGACAAACCGAACTGTACTGTTGATGAATTAATGACGGTAATAAAAGGCCCAGATTTCCCTACAGGCGGAATTATTCAAGGTCTTGAGGGAATAAAAAAGGCGTATGAAACTGGTAAAGGTAAAATAATTATACGTGGGAAAGCAAGTATAGAAGAAATTCGTGGTGGAAAACAACAAATTGTCATTACGGAAATTCCTTTTGAAGTAAACAAAGCAAATCTTGTGAAACGTATGGATGAATTCCGCATTGAACGTAAGGTTGAGGGAATCGCTGAAGTACGTGATGACACTGATCGAACTGGTTTACGAATCGTTATTGAACTGAAAAAGGAAGCAAATGCTGAAGGTGTATTAAATTATTTATACAAAAATAGCGACCTGCAAATTACTTACAATTTTAATATGGTAGCAATTCATAACCGTAGACCAATGTTAATGAGCTTGCCTTCCATTCTTGATGCGTACATTGGTCATCAAAAGGAAGTTGTATCAAATCGTTCAAAATATGAACTTCGTAAAGCACGTGAGCGGGAGCATATTGTTGAAGGATTAATAAAGGCATTATCTATTTTAGATGAAGTGATCGCAACCATCCGTGCTTCAAAAGACAAGCGTGATGCAAAGGATAACTTAATTCAAAAATTTGTATTTACTGAGCCACAAGCTGAAGCAATCGTATCCTTACAGCTTTATCGTTTAACAAATACAGATATTACCGCATTAACAAATGAAGCAGAAGAACTTGCAAAGAAAATCGAAGAACTTACAAGTATTCTTAATGATGAAAATGTCTTACTGAAAGTGATAAAAAATGATCTTAAAAAGGTGAAAAAGACCTATGCAGATGATCGTCGTTCCGTCATTGAAGCTGAGATTGAAGAAATAAAAATCAATCTTGAAGTTATGATCGCATCTGAGGATGTTATTGTAACAGTCACAAAGGACGGATATGTGAAACGTACGAGTCTCAGGTCATATGCTGCATCTAACGGACAGGACTTCGGGATGAAGGATAGTGACAGATTGCTTTCTCAAATCGAAATAAATACAACAGAAGTCGTCTTGTTATTTACTAATAAAGGGAATTACTTATATTGCCCAGTACATGAATTACCTGATATACGATGGAAAGACCTTGGTCAGCATATCGCAAACATCATACCGATTGACAGAGATGAAGTGATTCTAAAGGCAATACCTGTCAAAGATTTTGCTGAAAATCATTTCTTAACTTTTATTACGAGATCAGGTATGGTGAAAAAGACTGAGTTAAGTCAATACAAAGCTCAGAGGTATTCAAAACCACTTGTTGCTTTAAATTTAAAAGGTGATGATACATTAATTGATGTCCATTTAACTTCAGGACAAAATGATTTATTCTTAGTGACACAGTTAGGGTATGGTTTGTGGTTTGAAGAAGAAGAAGTAAGTGTTGTTGGTCCTAGAGCTGCTGGTGTAAAAGGAATTAACCTAAAACCAGATGATTTTGTGGTTAGCGGAAAAGTAATCGAACGTAATAAAAAAGCATTTTTAGTTATTGCCACCCAAAGAGGTGCAGTAAAGAAGATGAATGTTTCTGATTTTGAAAAATCATCACGTGCTAAACGTGGTTTAGTTATGCTTAGAGAATTAAAAAATAATCCACATAGAGTTGTTGGAGCAGAAATAGCACAAGACAAGGGCGAATTTTATCTCGAAACAGAAAAAGGAGTAATCGAAAGTATCAATCTTGCAACATTAAGACCGAATGACCGATATAGTAACGGTTCCTTCGTTATTGATGAACAAGATGCTGGCTCCGTCATAAAAGTGTGGTTAACACTTACTGATGAACAAAAAGATAATCAATCATAA